The following are encoded together in the Pelagicoccus enzymogenes genome:
- the hemN gene encoding oxygen-independent coproporphyrinogen III oxidase, producing the protein MQTTPLSFTRESLGLNADLIRKYNQPAPRYTSYPTALKFKTVEDRSSRSALLADLEDAQGPLSLYVHVPYCRSLCWFCGCAKIISTDTSLADKYLDYLEMEVRRYAALVREGRKVVQLHFGGGSPNFLSPKQIKRLSAILHGSFEFDEAAEVSVELDPRTLSEAQVAAFKDLGINRASIGVQDVNRKVQEAIHRIQPTETNAKTISWLREAGINSINVDLIYGLPHQTEESFKATLQEVLSYDADRLAVFSYAHVPWSKPAQKILERSPLPDADSKIEILIQTVEKLTGCGYAHVGMDHFAKWEDPLVKAQQAKTLQRNFQGYSLHANVDICAFGMSAISQSQNAFRQNHKDLDTYYRMLDEGNIPLEKGYLLTRDDQIRREVIMRLMCDLELDFEERGLANGIDFAGYFDAELESLKAMEGDGLVCFTDAGITVTPLGRLLIRNVASRFDAYMGSAPKGFSKAI; encoded by the coding sequence ATGCAAACAACGCCACTTAGCTTCACTCGCGAATCGCTTGGCCTGAACGCTGACTTGATCCGAAAGTACAACCAGCCGGCCCCGCGCTACACGTCTTACCCTACCGCCCTAAAATTCAAGACGGTGGAGGATCGTAGCAGTCGTTCGGCGTTGTTGGCGGACTTGGAGGATGCGCAAGGGCCATTGTCGCTTTATGTGCATGTTCCTTACTGTCGCAGTTTGTGCTGGTTTTGCGGTTGCGCGAAGATCATATCCACGGACACGTCCTTGGCCGACAAGTACCTCGACTATTTGGAGATGGAAGTTCGCCGTTACGCTGCCTTGGTGCGCGAGGGGCGGAAAGTGGTGCAGCTACACTTTGGGGGTGGCTCTCCGAACTTCCTCTCGCCCAAGCAAATTAAACGCCTCTCGGCGATTTTGCATGGCAGCTTCGAATTCGACGAGGCGGCGGAGGTCAGCGTCGAGCTTGATCCGCGTACGCTCTCGGAAGCTCAGGTGGCTGCCTTCAAGGATCTGGGAATCAATCGAGCGTCGATCGGAGTGCAGGATGTTAACCGAAAGGTGCAGGAAGCGATTCACCGTATCCAGCCCACGGAGACGAATGCTAAGACGATCAGTTGGCTAAGGGAGGCGGGAATCAACTCGATCAACGTTGACCTCATCTATGGGCTGCCGCATCAGACGGAGGAAAGCTTCAAGGCAACCTTGCAGGAGGTTTTGTCCTACGATGCCGATCGCCTCGCCGTGTTTTCGTACGCGCACGTGCCCTGGAGCAAGCCGGCGCAAAAGATCCTTGAGCGCTCGCCGCTGCCGGACGCGGATTCAAAGATCGAGATCCTGATCCAGACCGTCGAAAAGTTAACGGGTTGCGGCTATGCTCACGTGGGAATGGACCACTTTGCGAAGTGGGAGGATCCTTTGGTGAAGGCTCAGCAGGCCAAGACGCTGCAGCGCAACTTTCAAGGTTACAGCCTACATGCGAATGTAGATATCTGCGCCTTTGGCATGTCCGCTATCAGCCAATCGCAAAACGCTTTTCGTCAAAATCACAAGGATTTGGATACGTACTACCGCATGCTCGACGAAGGCAATATCCCGCTGGAGAAAGGTTACCTCCTGACGCGGGACGACCAGATTCGCCGCGAGGTGATCATGCGGCTGATGTGCGACTTGGAGCTTGATTTCGAGGAGCGTGGATTGGCCAACGGTATCGATTTTGCGGGCTACTTCGATGCGGAGCTGGAGAGCTTGAAGGCGATGGAGGGCGACGGGCTGGTTTGTTTCACGGACGCCGGTATCACGGTCACGCCGCTGGGGCGCCTGCTGATTCGCAATGTGGCTTCTCGTTTCGACGCCTACATGGGGTCGGCCCCGAAAGGTTTTTCCAAGGCGATTTAG
- the hpf gene encoding ribosome hibernation-promoting factor, HPF/YfiA family, with protein sequence MNPNRNVEIVGRRLELTESIRGKVSEMVGKLCEHDSDISRIRVELELERHSKTHQGEFIAKGHLDDHRNHFDVSARGNDLYKAISELGDKLDRLIRNKSRRRVTQRRNPSPIEFDVELPKTGTDGI encoded by the coding sequence ATGAACCCGAACAGAAACGTTGAGATAGTTGGCCGTCGCCTGGAGTTGACGGAGTCCATCAGAGGCAAGGTAAGCGAAATGGTTGGCAAGTTGTGCGAGCACGATTCCGACATCAGTCGCATCCGCGTCGAACTGGAGCTCGAGCGGCATTCCAAGACCCACCAGGGCGAGTTTATCGCCAAGGGACATTTGGACGATCACCGGAACCATTTCGACGTGTCAGCTCGCGGGAACGATCTCTACAAGGCAATTTCCGAACTGGGGGACAAGCTTGACCGCTTGATCCGCAACAAGAGCAGGCGACGCGTTACGCAGCGGCGCAACCCTTCTCCTATCGAATTCGATGTCGAGCTGCCGAAAACGGGCACGGATGGCATTTGA
- a CDS encoding helix-turn-helix domain-containing protein, whose protein sequence is MSIKRTKRAPAPIEYASPEESRELTKSIGATRLFAKYERSFAAASGLPLTLRPIGTFRMPATGHKKENPFCALVSTSRKGCLACLMAQSELEKNATDRATTYRCFAGLNDTLVPIRMGRRIIAYLQTGQVSHEQCDNSRYDRAHSEMILRGIELDSQAARKAYRKTVCIDREAYNGFVKMLEIFAESLGAAANSLQMGKAEKSGNQAAQKAVRFIRQNFNRPIPLAEIAKVAGASARHFSKVFKEETGLTFIDYLTRERVEQAKKRIGETSERISDIAFASGFDSIAQFNRAFKKVSGESPSSYRLSANS, encoded by the coding sequence ATGTCCATAAAGCGAACCAAGCGGGCGCCTGCCCCTATCGAGTACGCCTCGCCCGAGGAAAGCCGCGAGCTCACCAAGAGCATCGGAGCCACTCGACTCTTCGCGAAATACGAGCGCTCTTTCGCGGCAGCGTCCGGACTCCCCCTCACCCTTCGCCCCATCGGCACCTTCCGCATGCCGGCGACTGGGCACAAGAAGGAGAACCCTTTTTGCGCCTTGGTCTCGACCTCCCGCAAAGGCTGCCTCGCCTGCTTGATGGCCCAATCCGAGCTCGAGAAAAACGCGACCGATCGAGCCACTACCTACCGATGCTTCGCAGGGCTAAACGATACGCTGGTTCCCATTCGCATGGGCCGCCGCATCATTGCCTACCTACAAACCGGACAAGTCTCGCACGAGCAGTGCGACAACTCCCGCTACGATCGCGCCCATAGCGAGATGATCCTGCGCGGCATCGAACTCGACTCGCAGGCAGCCCGCAAAGCCTACCGTAAAACCGTTTGCATCGACCGCGAGGCCTACAACGGCTTCGTCAAAATGCTTGAGATATTCGCGGAAAGCTTGGGCGCTGCCGCCAATTCGCTGCAGATGGGAAAGGCGGAAAAGTCCGGCAACCAAGCCGCCCAAAAGGCGGTGCGCTTCATCCGCCAAAACTTCAACCGCCCCATTCCCCTCGCGGAAATAGCCAAAGTCGCTGGAGCAAGCGCGCGCCATTTCAGCAAGGTCTTCAAAGAGGAGACAGGCCTCACCTTCATCGACTACCTGACCCGCGAACGTGTGGAACAGGCCAAGAAGCGCATCGGCGAAACGAGCGAACGGATCAGCGACATTGCTTTCGCCAGCGGATTCGACTCGATCGCACAGTTCAACCGAGCCTTCAAGAAAGTGTCAGGAGAGTCTCCCAGCAGCTACCGCTTGAGCGCCAACAGCTAG
- a CDS encoding carbonic anhydrase yields the protein MPDSKDTIGLPDSLIEGHESFLKNDYAQNPSLFADLASGQSPKVMWIGCVDSRVPAERILGAELGQLFVLRNVANIVPPLAADEASVGSAVFFAVENLKVEHIIVCGHSNCGGVRALSQLGKASFDPMLSSWVEYAIPALEDYDGSCVENLARANVVSQTEHLLEYPCVADAVAESRLSIHSFYYEIGKGKLERFDTGSKTWSYLSRD from the coding sequence ATGCCAGATAGCAAAGATACCATCGGACTGCCCGACTCCCTGATCGAGGGACACGAAAGCTTCCTCAAAAACGACTACGCCCAGAATCCGTCGCTTTTCGCGGACCTCGCCAGCGGCCAGTCGCCCAAGGTTATGTGGATAGGCTGCGTCGATTCGCGCGTGCCGGCAGAGCGCATTCTGGGGGCCGAGCTGGGCCAGCTGTTCGTTTTGAGAAACGTTGCGAACATCGTCCCGCCGCTTGCGGCTGACGAGGCGTCGGTGGGCTCGGCTGTGTTTTTTGCGGTGGAAAACTTGAAGGTCGAGCACATCATCGTGTGCGGCCATTCAAATTGCGGCGGTGTTCGAGCCTTGTCTCAATTGGGGAAAGCGAGTTTCGACCCCATGCTTTCCTCCTGGGTCGAGTACGCAATTCCGGCTCTGGAAGACTACGACGGCTCTTGTGTCGAAAACCTCGCTCGCGCCAACGTGGTGTCGCAAACCGAGCATTTGCTGGAGTATCCCTGCGTGGCGGACGCGGTCGCGGAGAGTCGATTGTCTATCCACTCTTTCTATTACGAAATCGGAAAGGGGAAGCTCGAGCGCTTCGACACTGGCTCGAAGACTTGGTCCTATCTGTCCCGCGACTAG
- a CDS encoding VOC family protein codes for MAHSIAPTLTAIGQLEIRVGNIDEARAFYGDVLGVEVESQFGQTMMLKCGDLAILVQESATRPIGCPIYFRVDGRVHEVADLLKANGIRFKSGPSCIVENFMEKSSWLAFFEDPWGNPLALMGDMPV; via the coding sequence ATGGCTCATTCAATCGCACCTACTCTCACGGCTATCGGTCAACTTGAGATTCGAGTTGGAAACATCGACGAAGCCCGGGCTTTTTACGGAGACGTGCTGGGAGTGGAAGTCGAGTCGCAGTTCGGGCAGACGATGATGCTCAAGTGCGGGGACTTGGCGATCCTGGTGCAGGAGTCGGCCACGCGGCCGATCGGTTGTCCGATCTATTTCCGAGTGGACGGGCGAGTGCACGAGGTCGCGGACTTGTTGAAGGCGAACGGGATTCGCTTCAAGAGCGGTCCCAGCTGCATCGTGGAGAACTTCATGGAAAAGTCTTCCTGGTTGGCGTTCTTCGAGGATCCCTGGGGCAATCCCTTGGCCTTGATGGGCGACATGCCGGTCTAG